The Deinococcota bacterium genome contains the following window.
AGCCTAGCCATCATCGGGAAAAGGTGCGCGAGACGCCGCTCAGCCGCTTTTTTGGCTACTACCCCGGCACCGTCTCGGTGATCACGGTGGCGACCAAGACGGAGCGCAACATCATGAGCGCGGGCTGGCACGCCGCCCTGTCGATGAAGCCGGTGCTCTACGGCGTCGCTATCGGCCGCGAGCGCTCTACCCACCGGCTCATCCTCGAGGCGGGAAGCTTCGGCGTCAGCTTCCTGCCCTTCAGCGAGGCCGGGGTCATCGCGGCGGTGGGCTCGGTGAGCCTGCAGGGGGGAGAGGACAAGTTCGAGC
Protein-coding sequences here:
- a CDS encoding flavin reductase family protein is translated as MSEQRVHQPSHHREKVRETPLSRFFGYYPGTVSVITVATKTERNIMSAGWHAALSMKPVLYGVAIGRERSTHRLILEAGSFGVSFLPFSEAGVIAAVGSVSLQGGEDKFERFGVQVEDPIATTAPIPKSAYLSYECTVYEVHPTGDHDWVVGEVQAVHYDPDAFDERWMLNPERAAAAIYYGRAEYQALGPEGARGSFFASPKKR